One region of Mangifera indica cultivar Alphonso chromosome 3, CATAS_Mindica_2.1, whole genome shotgun sequence genomic DNA includes:
- the LOC123211806 gene encoding uncharacterized protein LOC123211806 isoform X1, producing the protein MARKGNQQKNGLNRHRKKGSNSGSAVPDMTGWGRDSNVKVFPQEDLPDGNHQGIPFVDSASKAHHAGDENKRKQNCGASPRKEKQGTDLQGIERSVSSKGNCSDEIGNISLMQTPNIREVIACRGRKHGKSGLGCLLNGLHFKNAMEDVKLPDNALVRSLRAHVLSKLKAAFELLERLMPLFVSLTTNFYNALDYVRIMFQQVYPVVLIFLKHLASVLLLLSMVWLDCALRGIDSFLRMGTTSFFSVIWCSILSVIAMVGMSKFLMVLVICALVAFFSGFTLAIMVVALLGTVYLWIYGSFWTTVLVIFLGGLAFKLSHESLALLITTLYSIYCAWTYVGWLGLLLALNLSFVSSDALIYFLRNNINQQRRMDGRPHEQTFGMRGGPGYFNGESRHASSSDNAPEITADCSAGVPSTSGADSEMTSEDEVARLLNCPDHYSALGLSRYENVDVSVVKREYRKRAMLVHPDKNMGNEKAVEAFKKLQNAYEVLLDSLKRKAYDDELRREELLNCFRRFQSASQKNGRHGFFASKSARSETDSEDPIGDSRQIACKKCNNFHLWIETKRTKSQARWCQECKDYHLAKDGDGWVEQSSQPFFFGLLQKVDLPSAYVCADSKIYNATEWYICQGMRCPANTHKPSFHVNTCLTSKHSTGKGTSSGQRGGWMPTSNLDETMTEEEFVEWLQNAVQSGLFDNFGASTSSESPTTSAGTGFKGSGAFNSSGNKRKKKGKKQW; encoded by the exons ATGGCTCGGAAGGGTAATCAGCAAAAGAATGGTTTGAACCGTCACAGAAAAAAGGGTTCGAACTCGGGGTCTGCTGTTCCTGATATGACAGGATGGGGTAGAGACAGCAATGTAAAGGTTTTTCCTCAGGAGGATCTCCCAGATGGTAACCATCAAGGCATTCCTTTTGTGGACAGTGCAAGTAAAGCCCATCATGCAGGAGATGAGaataaaagaaagcaaaacTGTGGGGCTTCTCCCAGAAAAGAGAAGCAAGGAACAGATTTGCAAGGTATTGAACGATCAGTTTCTTCCAAGGGCAATTGTAGTGATGAAATTGGCAATATTTCTTTGATGCAAACTCCTAATATAAGAGAAGTAATTGCTTGCCGTGGTAGAAAACATGGAAAGAGTGGTCTTGGTTGCTTGCTAAATGGACTGCATTTTAAAAATGCAATGGAGGATGTTAAGTTGCCAGATAATGCACTGGTTAGAAGCTTAAGGGCACATGTGTTATCCAAGTTGAAGGCAGCATTTGAATTGTTAGAGAGGCTGATGCCATTGTTTGTGTCTCTAACAACAAACTTTTATAATGCCCTTGATTATGTTAGAATTATGTTTCAGCAAGTTTATcctgttgttttaatttttctcaaacATTTGGCAAGCGTACTACTCCTTTTATCAATGGTTTGGTTGGACTGTGCTCTTAGGGGCATTGATTCTTTTCTGCGGATGGGGACAACATCTTTTTTTTCAGTTATATGGTGTAGCATTCTCTCAGTAATTGCTATGGTTGGGATGTCAAAGTTTCTTATGGTCTTG GTTATATGTGCTTTGGTGGCCTTTTTTAGTGGGTTTACCCTTGCAATCATGGTAGTTGCCCTTTTGGGAACTGTTTATCTATGGATTTATGGAAGTTTTTGGACAACAGTGCTTGTTATCTTCCTTGGAG GATTGGCATTCAAGTTGAGCCATGAGAGCCTTGCGCTATTAATTACAACTCTGTACTCAATATATTGTGCTTGGACTTATGTTGGATGGCTTGGTTTGTTGTTGGCACTGAATTTATCTTTTGTCTCAAGTGATGCTCTCATATATTTCCTAAGAAATAACATAAATCAACAAAGAAGAATGGATGGAAGACCCCATGAACAAACCTTTGGGATGCGAGGTGGACCGGGCTACTTCAATGGTGAGTCAAGGCATGCTTCATCTTCTGATAATGCCCCAGAGATAACTGCTGATTGTAGTGCAGGAGTGCCGTCAACCAGTGGAGCAGACTCTGAGATGACGTCTGAAGATGAAGTTGCTCGGTTGTTGAACTGCCCTGATCACTACTCAGCTCTGGGCTTGTCACGATATGAGAATGTTGATGTTTCTGTAGTGAAGCGAGAGTATAGAAAAAGG gCTATGTTGGTCCATCCTGATAAGAACATGGGTAATGAGAAAGCTGTGGAAGCGTTTAAGAAACTTCAGAATGCTTATGAG gTTCTCCTCGATTCATTGAAGCGAAAAGCATATGATGATGAGTTGAGGAGGGAAGAACTGCTAAACTGTTTCCGTAGGTTCCAAAGTGCTTCTCAAAAG AATGGTAGGCATGGTTTCTTTGCATCCAAATCTGCAAGGTCAGAGACTGATAGTGAGGACCCCATTGGAGATTCTAGGCAAATAGCCTGCAAAAAGTGCAACAATTTTCATCTATGGATTGAGACCAAGAGAACAAAGTCTCAAGCAAGATGGTGCCAg GAATGCAAAGATTATCATCTAGCAAAAGATGGAGATGGATGGGTTGAACAATCTTCCCAACCCTTCTTTTTTGGATTACTGCAGAAG GTAGATTTGCCTTCTGCATATGTTTGTGCAGATAGCAAGATATATAATGCTACTGAATGGTACATTTGTCAG GGAATGAGATGTCCGGCCAACACTCACAAACCAAGCTTCCATGTGAACACTTGTTTAACCTCCAAGCATAGTACTGGCAAGGGAACAAGTTCTGGCCAAAGAGGTGGTTGGATGCCAACATCTAACCTGGACGAAACCATGACTGAAGAGGAATTTGTAGAGTGGTTACAGAATGCAGTGCAGTCGGGGCTATTTGATAATTTTGGGGCTAGCACCTCCTCTGAAAGCCCAACCACCAGTGCTGGAACAGGCTTCAAGGGCAGTGGTGCCTTTAATAGCAGTGGcaacaagagaaagaaaaagggaaagaagcaatggtga
- the LOC123211806 gene encoding uncharacterized protein LOC123211806 isoform X3 codes for MARKGNQQKNGLNRHRKKGSNSGSAVPDMTGWGRDSNVKVFPQEDLPDGNHQGIPFVDSASKAHHAGDENKRKQNCGASPRKEKQGTDLQGIERSVSSKGNCSDEIGNISLMQTPNIREVIACRGRKHGKSGLGCLLNGLHFKNAMEDVKLPDNALVRSLRAHVLSKLKAAFELLERLMPLFVSLTTNFYNALDYVRIMFQQVYPVVLIFLKHLASVLLLLSMVWLDCALRGIDSFLRMGTTSFFSVIWCSILSVIAMVGMSKFLMVLVICALVAFFSGFTLAIMVVALLGTVYLWIYGSFWTTVLVIFLGGLAFKLSHESLALLITTLYSIYCAWTYVGWLGLLLALNLSFVSSDALIYFLRNNINQQRRMDGRPHEQTFGMRGGPGYFNGVPSTSGADSEMTSEDEVARLLNCPDHYSALGLSRYENVDVSVVKREYRKRAMLVHPDKNMGNEKAVEAFKKLQNAYEVLLDSLKRKAYDDELRREELLNCFRRFQSASQKNGRHGFFASKSARSETDSEDPIGDSRQIACKKCNNFHLWIETKRTKSQARWCQECKDYHLAKDGDGWVEQSSQPFFFGLLQKVDLPSAYVCADSKIYNATEWYICQGMRCPANTHKPSFHVNTCLTSKHSTGKGTSSGQRGGWMPTSNLDETMTEEEFVEWLQNAVQSGLFDNFGASTSSESPTTSAGTGFKGSGAFNSSGNKRKKKGKKQW; via the exons ATGGCTCGGAAGGGTAATCAGCAAAAGAATGGTTTGAACCGTCACAGAAAAAAGGGTTCGAACTCGGGGTCTGCTGTTCCTGATATGACAGGATGGGGTAGAGACAGCAATGTAAAGGTTTTTCCTCAGGAGGATCTCCCAGATGGTAACCATCAAGGCATTCCTTTTGTGGACAGTGCAAGTAAAGCCCATCATGCAGGAGATGAGaataaaagaaagcaaaacTGTGGGGCTTCTCCCAGAAAAGAGAAGCAAGGAACAGATTTGCAAGGTATTGAACGATCAGTTTCTTCCAAGGGCAATTGTAGTGATGAAATTGGCAATATTTCTTTGATGCAAACTCCTAATATAAGAGAAGTAATTGCTTGCCGTGGTAGAAAACATGGAAAGAGTGGTCTTGGTTGCTTGCTAAATGGACTGCATTTTAAAAATGCAATGGAGGATGTTAAGTTGCCAGATAATGCACTGGTTAGAAGCTTAAGGGCACATGTGTTATCCAAGTTGAAGGCAGCATTTGAATTGTTAGAGAGGCTGATGCCATTGTTTGTGTCTCTAACAACAAACTTTTATAATGCCCTTGATTATGTTAGAATTATGTTTCAGCAAGTTTATcctgttgttttaatttttctcaaacATTTGGCAAGCGTACTACTCCTTTTATCAATGGTTTGGTTGGACTGTGCTCTTAGGGGCATTGATTCTTTTCTGCGGATGGGGACAACATCTTTTTTTTCAGTTATATGGTGTAGCATTCTCTCAGTAATTGCTATGGTTGGGATGTCAAAGTTTCTTATGGTCTTG GTTATATGTGCTTTGGTGGCCTTTTTTAGTGGGTTTACCCTTGCAATCATGGTAGTTGCCCTTTTGGGAACTGTTTATCTATGGATTTATGGAAGTTTTTGGACAACAGTGCTTGTTATCTTCCTTGGAG GATTGGCATTCAAGTTGAGCCATGAGAGCCTTGCGCTATTAATTACAACTCTGTACTCAATATATTGTGCTTGGACTTATGTTGGATGGCTTGGTTTGTTGTTGGCACTGAATTTATCTTTTGTCTCAAGTGATGCTCTCATATATTTCCTAAGAAATAACATAAATCAACAAAGAAGAATGGATGGAAGACCCCATGAACAAACCTTTGGGATGCGAGGTGGACCGGGCTACTTCAATG GAGTGCCGTCAACCAGTGGAGCAGACTCTGAGATGACGTCTGAAGATGAAGTTGCTCGGTTGTTGAACTGCCCTGATCACTACTCAGCTCTGGGCTTGTCACGATATGAGAATGTTGATGTTTCTGTAGTGAAGCGAGAGTATAGAAAAAGG gCTATGTTGGTCCATCCTGATAAGAACATGGGTAATGAGAAAGCTGTGGAAGCGTTTAAGAAACTTCAGAATGCTTATGAG gTTCTCCTCGATTCATTGAAGCGAAAAGCATATGATGATGAGTTGAGGAGGGAAGAACTGCTAAACTGTTTCCGTAGGTTCCAAAGTGCTTCTCAAAAG AATGGTAGGCATGGTTTCTTTGCATCCAAATCTGCAAGGTCAGAGACTGATAGTGAGGACCCCATTGGAGATTCTAGGCAAATAGCCTGCAAAAAGTGCAACAATTTTCATCTATGGATTGAGACCAAGAGAACAAAGTCTCAAGCAAGATGGTGCCAg GAATGCAAAGATTATCATCTAGCAAAAGATGGAGATGGATGGGTTGAACAATCTTCCCAACCCTTCTTTTTTGGATTACTGCAGAAG GTAGATTTGCCTTCTGCATATGTTTGTGCAGATAGCAAGATATATAATGCTACTGAATGGTACATTTGTCAG GGAATGAGATGTCCGGCCAACACTCACAAACCAAGCTTCCATGTGAACACTTGTTTAACCTCCAAGCATAGTACTGGCAAGGGAACAAGTTCTGGCCAAAGAGGTGGTTGGATGCCAACATCTAACCTGGACGAAACCATGACTGAAGAGGAATTTGTAGAGTGGTTACAGAATGCAGTGCAGTCGGGGCTATTTGATAATTTTGGGGCTAGCACCTCCTCTGAAAGCCCAACCACCAGTGCTGGAACAGGCTTCAAGGGCAGTGGTGCCTTTAATAGCAGTGGcaacaagagaaagaaaaagggaaagaagcaatggtga
- the LOC123211806 gene encoding uncharacterized protein LOC123211806 isoform X2, with protein sequence MARKGNQQKNGLNRHRKKGSNSGSAVPDMTGWGRDSNVKVFPQEDLPDGNHQGIPFVDSASKAHHAGDENKRKQNCGASPRKEKQGTDLQGIERSVSSKGNCSDEIGNISLMQTPNIREVIACRGRKHGKSGLGCLLNGLHFKNAMEDVKLPDNALVRSLRAHVLSKLKAAFELLERLMPLFVSLTTNFYNALDYVRIMFQQVYPVVLIFLKHLASVLLLLSMVWLDCALRGIDSFLRMGTTSFFSVIWCSILSVIAMVGMSKFLMVLVICALVAFFSGFTLAIMVVALLGTVYLWIYGSFWTTVLVIFLGGLAFKLSHESLALLITTLYSIYCAWTYVGWLGLLLALNLSFVSSDALIYFLRNNINQQRRMDGRPHEQTFGMRGGPGYFNGESRHASSSDNAPEITADCSAGVPSTSGADSEMTSEDEVARLLNCPDHYSALGLSRYENVDVSVVKREYRKRAMLVHPDKNMGNEKAVEAFKKLQNAYEVLLDSLKRKAYDDELRREELLNCFRRFQSASQKNGRHGFFASKSARSETDSEDPIGDSRQIACKKCNNFHLWIETKRTKSQARWCQECKDYHLAKDGDGWVEQSSQPFFFGLLQKVDLPSAYVCADSKIYNATEWYICQGMRCPANTHKPSFHVNTCLTSKHSTGKGTSSGQRGGWMPTSNLDETMTEEEFVEWLQNAVQSGLFDNFGASTSSESPTTSAGTGFKGSGAFNSSGNKRKKKGKKQ encoded by the exons ATGGCTCGGAAGGGTAATCAGCAAAAGAATGGTTTGAACCGTCACAGAAAAAAGGGTTCGAACTCGGGGTCTGCTGTTCCTGATATGACAGGATGGGGTAGAGACAGCAATGTAAAGGTTTTTCCTCAGGAGGATCTCCCAGATGGTAACCATCAAGGCATTCCTTTTGTGGACAGTGCAAGTAAAGCCCATCATGCAGGAGATGAGaataaaagaaagcaaaacTGTGGGGCTTCTCCCAGAAAAGAGAAGCAAGGAACAGATTTGCAAGGTATTGAACGATCAGTTTCTTCCAAGGGCAATTGTAGTGATGAAATTGGCAATATTTCTTTGATGCAAACTCCTAATATAAGAGAAGTAATTGCTTGCCGTGGTAGAAAACATGGAAAGAGTGGTCTTGGTTGCTTGCTAAATGGACTGCATTTTAAAAATGCAATGGAGGATGTTAAGTTGCCAGATAATGCACTGGTTAGAAGCTTAAGGGCACATGTGTTATCCAAGTTGAAGGCAGCATTTGAATTGTTAGAGAGGCTGATGCCATTGTTTGTGTCTCTAACAACAAACTTTTATAATGCCCTTGATTATGTTAGAATTATGTTTCAGCAAGTTTATcctgttgttttaatttttctcaaacATTTGGCAAGCGTACTACTCCTTTTATCAATGGTTTGGTTGGACTGTGCTCTTAGGGGCATTGATTCTTTTCTGCGGATGGGGACAACATCTTTTTTTTCAGTTATATGGTGTAGCATTCTCTCAGTAATTGCTATGGTTGGGATGTCAAAGTTTCTTATGGTCTTG GTTATATGTGCTTTGGTGGCCTTTTTTAGTGGGTTTACCCTTGCAATCATGGTAGTTGCCCTTTTGGGAACTGTTTATCTATGGATTTATGGAAGTTTTTGGACAACAGTGCTTGTTATCTTCCTTGGAG GATTGGCATTCAAGTTGAGCCATGAGAGCCTTGCGCTATTAATTACAACTCTGTACTCAATATATTGTGCTTGGACTTATGTTGGATGGCTTGGTTTGTTGTTGGCACTGAATTTATCTTTTGTCTCAAGTGATGCTCTCATATATTTCCTAAGAAATAACATAAATCAACAAAGAAGAATGGATGGAAGACCCCATGAACAAACCTTTGGGATGCGAGGTGGACCGGGCTACTTCAATGGTGAGTCAAGGCATGCTTCATCTTCTGATAATGCCCCAGAGATAACTGCTGATTGTAGTGCAGGAGTGCCGTCAACCAGTGGAGCAGACTCTGAGATGACGTCTGAAGATGAAGTTGCTCGGTTGTTGAACTGCCCTGATCACTACTCAGCTCTGGGCTTGTCACGATATGAGAATGTTGATGTTTCTGTAGTGAAGCGAGAGTATAGAAAAAGG gCTATGTTGGTCCATCCTGATAAGAACATGGGTAATGAGAAAGCTGTGGAAGCGTTTAAGAAACTTCAGAATGCTTATGAG gTTCTCCTCGATTCATTGAAGCGAAAAGCATATGATGATGAGTTGAGGAGGGAAGAACTGCTAAACTGTTTCCGTAGGTTCCAAAGTGCTTCTCAAAAG AATGGTAGGCATGGTTTCTTTGCATCCAAATCTGCAAGGTCAGAGACTGATAGTGAGGACCCCATTGGAGATTCTAGGCAAATAGCCTGCAAAAAGTGCAACAATTTTCATCTATGGATTGAGACCAAGAGAACAAAGTCTCAAGCAAGATGGTGCCAg GAATGCAAAGATTATCATCTAGCAAAAGATGGAGATGGATGGGTTGAACAATCTTCCCAACCCTTCTTTTTTGGATTACTGCAGAAG GTAGATTTGCCTTCTGCATATGTTTGTGCAGATAGCAAGATATATAATGCTACTGAATGGTACATTTGTCAG GGAATGAGATGTCCGGCCAACACTCACAAACCAAGCTTCCATGTGAACACTTGTTTAACCTCCAAGCATAGTACTGGCAAGGGAACAAGTTCTGGCCAAAGAGGTGGTTGGATGCCAACATCTAACCTGGACGAAACCATGACTGAAGAGGAATTTGTAGAGTGGTTACAGAATGCAGTGCAGTCGGGGCTATTTGATAATTTTGGGGCTAGCACCTCCTCTGAAAGCCCAACCACCAGTGCTGGAACAGGCTTCAAGGGCAGTGGTGCCTTTAATAGCAGTGGcaacaagagaaagaaaaagggaaagaagcaatg a